In Dermacentor silvarum isolate Dsil-2018 chromosome 10, BIME_Dsil_1.4, whole genome shotgun sequence, the genomic stretch AAAGCGTGTTAGCGCCCCAACGAATATGTATATAAAAGCTAGCCTAGCCAACCACAAATCACTGTGATTATTAGCGGTGAGAGAGGAATCGCGATATTCTCGGACAGTACGGGTTCATAGTGACTAGCTGTGACAGCGCAGGCGAGACATGCTGTGCTTCGTTCGAGCTGTGGAACTTTGTAGCCGAAGCTGACCTCATGAAGCTGACCTGAAACAACACACCAAGACAAATATTCACTTGTCTTGATGTGTTCTTTTCCTTGTCGCCACGATCGCCTCAGGCCACCCTCTGCGATTACACACGTATTCATTCATTGTGGACATGAACCTTCAACACATTAGGAAAAGCTTACGTCCTAAGGTAACCAAAAATCCGACGGTTGTGATGTGCTTTCGGTTCTACTCCACAACCGTAGGTCACTTTCTATTAATTTGTGTAGAAATAATTTATTAGCCCCTTTCAGGGCATtgagtaagaagaaaaaaaaaaactcagcccttccactggggtggagatggaagaccagcgaggctgtactatggtgggaattatgtatttccaattatgactattaagatgtgatggtgtaattggtgccaacctttgccgtacaccgcCATAGGGGTACGGAAAAGGTTGGCAAGTTTTTCattaaacacgtcaccaatgccgcgcgcgttcggtgtgaacgcgggaaaaacgccgccgccgtcgacaacccttgtacggaacggctaaacgcttagagagagtctgcggcacaAGCGGCAGTGgtcggcagggctgcgcgcatgcgccgcagtgggagagcgggcatgcacacgcacagtctagggtgcctccatgccctcctcgcccaccgctccccttccactcggaagtcgcgtttgctctccgccgtgcgttcgctccccgtgaaagcgcgcgttcctggccctcgcgcactttcactcgcacatacagcatacggccaatgagagtatTTTTCTATTACCGGACGCGatcatcgaagagtgagcccttaaaagcttcgctgtaaatgaaATCAAGTTAAATAAAATACGAGAAGTGTGTTAGAGCAAGACTGTGGAACAAACACGACGAAATATGTGACTATTTGAAGATTATCGGCACAACTATACCAAGCAAAGTGTTAACAACTCAAACAAGAAGCATTATTACCTCACTTTACCTGTTCATATAGTGTCTTAGTGGCTCACATTATAGATAGCATCTGAATATGTAAAACCCCTTATTTCATGATTCTAATTAAGCCAAAAGTATCCTAGGGCGGGTCAAGCAAGGAACACCGCTCCTCGTCCTTTTTATACCATCTAGTAACCGCTGGCCAATGATTGCTTCATGCCCAAGAACTTAAACCCATACATTTCAGTGGGGCGCCTAAGGCAAGGATGGCGTTAGAGTGGATTGCTTACAGTGCATTAAAGATATCCTAACTAATCACCACCAGATCGTGTTTGCTAATAACAGCTCTGGATTATTTGGTGTTGTTTCAAGCGTAGCGCAACATGCCGTCTTTGGGCCTCTCcatttttttaatataataagGACCTGCTTAACTATTTCTCCTTGCATACGTCTCTTTGTGGACGATTGTGTGGGGTATGGCGCCATTCTAGTCCAGCAGATAGTCAAGCCCTGCAGCATTACCTGGCCAAAGTTAATGAGTGGTGCCATAACTGGCCGATGACGCTTAAGTCAGTAAAACATCGCTAATTTCCTTTCGTAGGCACTAGCAATACGAATCTCCAAGGTATCTTTTAAATGGCGACGTTATTTATTCGGTCGCATCTCTTAAATGACTGTGTATTTACATTTATCATGACCTTAACTGGTTATCTCAAGTAACAAGCACTGTTAACAAGGCTAACCGCGCTCTTGGATTTCTCAAACGTTATCTAACTTTTGCTTATCCCGAAGTAAAACTATTAGCTATAGATAACTCACATTAGGCCATGATTCATATATGCTAGCGCCCTTGAAGTGCGTTTAGAATTTGATATTGCGTGAATATCCAGGATGCAGCAGCAAcgtggcaatgtactacacgtagttccaacTTCATCTCTGCGTTAAGCAATGAAATTCAGTTTTTACTACAGCAAACAAAAGGCGAGCGTTACTTCTTCCACATACATGGAGATGCTGCTGTTCGCATTTATCCATGGTATTTAAATTAAAAACGTTTTTCACATTTGTAACACACCAGTAAACAATAAAAACCAGCTCGAAGAGCAGTTATGTACCATAGCTGTGTTCGGGTCTCACGAGGTTATGCGGCCAGGTTTCAGTGTGGTTTAATTAGAAATTCCTATTGGCAACTGCTATAAGGGTCTCACAAGCCATATACGTatacttattcttttttttccccataTAAGCGTTTACTGCAGAAACGAAAACGGCGTGTCATCAAGGACGTTGATATGATGTACGAATTGTGGGAAATAAATTCACATGTCACGTGAAGTTTTGCCGGTCTTCTCTTCCTTCTCCCCGTTCCATTTCACGCTACTTTTATCAAGCAATGCCCCAATCAGCCGAACGGTGCATTTTTATTCAACTGCCCCGTGATTCCCTCTCTGCGTGCATCCTCATGCATGCTGCTTAATTACTGCATCGAATAAACATCACAGCATGCCATGCATCCATGTCGTATTTATGCAGAGTTACTAGTACAGTGTACAAACTTCCAGTCGTGTAAAAGAGCCATGTGAACGAGAACATTTACTCCGCACAGTCGACTATGTTTATTTGAAGCGCGATCATGCATAGTGAATGGCGTGCGTCGGCAATGATTGCGCCTGCGAGCCACATCATGAACGTCCGTTCTGCCTATCTCTGCATGATGCAACATCCTGTGCTCTCATTTACGAAGCATGCTTTTACCGCGCGGAGCCCACGCATGGAGCTGCGACGGCCCCGCTCCACGCTTGCCGCGACTAGATAGAGTGACCTACCGAAACCAGTGTCGACTGCAgcaatggcctccgagattacGGGCGCCGTTGCGATCAGTTGTGATCTCGGAAGCCTCGCTCCGTTGGAGGGGGTAGGGAGCTGTCAAACTGAACTGATTCCATCAACGTTGGTAAGCAGGGTCATATTGCGGGGTTGAAAGCGCTTGAGTGCACACGATACCGCGTGCCATTCGCGCGTGCTAATCGTTTACTGTGGTACAAATGCTGATCTCAGAGGTAACGTGTCTTCCATTGTCCCTGTACACTCTGTATGGAGCATATACAGGGGCACTCTCCTCCATGGGTTAAGGGCGACGCTGTGTTTAAACAATACTTGAAATATCCTAGGCCCTATACTGTGTTTAAAAATAATTTTCCTTAAAGACGCGCACAATCGCCAAACCAGCCCAGCCCTCATTGGACAGAGCTCCATGATCTCTACAAGCCAGCCCTCCGAGAATGCGCCGGTTGGTCTCGGAGGCATCCAGGTTGTGCCCGCTGGTATTTTTAGAATACACGTTTGAGAACGACACCCATCGGCGGTTCAGACCTAAATCGCTATGATGTAGCAATGACATACGCACGCGTATTACCGAGAACAGGCTTACAAGCGCCGATTCATCAAACATGTGCAAGCGTGTTGCGATACTTTTGTCGCGCTTCCGtgtaaggccgtttcacatggtgcgattttgcactgcgattatcgcaccggaagtgcgatttccgtcgcatgcgacgaaaatcgcagtcgcagggccgattctgcgattttcggctgcgaccaaccggttggtcgcagcgtcgcaacgtcgcagcaatcgctgcgattttcccgtcgaaattgcgccgagaggtatttcgcggtctgttttggaaaatggcggcggtcgctcaacgcaacgtttatagatacttttttgtctataaatattggatcaacgagcctcgaacagtgcaactaattgagtggagccttggattgcgcaatcggtacgtaccatcagcaccgacacgcgaacagtgcagataaaaactcgtaggtcagattcggttctgtgatttctacgagtttgttgacacgctacgttgctaatctggcgacgctgttttttaggttggcttcgggtgctgatagtacgtacttttgcgtgattttccgctattcacacgcgctgcgagttggtaaatactacgaggtgtccctcacgggaaggcatggccttcggatgtcgtcccaattttctggttctggagacaactcgcgatatacgaaaacgccacagttttatcgcggtatgcttttacggacggaacaatttaaagaatatgcaactacggacaaatgctgtggtcaataggtcacgctatacgcgcgaccatttagttgcagtcagttggttagggctttcatgcgcattttccccaatgaatgatctcatttcaaggttctgttacttccgctgcgagacgcaaagcgaacgtgcaaactggatatcgtaatgaatgttctacaatagcatatttcgcgctttgactgggaataagcagtattgccaatttattttcgaagcaatatttaaacagttcttttctcatttttttgatgcatcatttttctcctgaataaaaaaaccaataaaccttcagtgtgttgcagactttgtatccgtactgcatctgtgttaaccctcacattaaaaggtaattgcacatttcgcttacttcagtgcatcgaattacttttgtttatgctggttgtaacatatcgcagtactctaagaaactacttagccaaaaacatccttgccttttcttgcttctctgcctctacttcctgtaaaacacatgcaataatgcgaaaagcaggcagacatctggtttttataagtagtagataacacattaaagaaaagcagatcaaaattgtgcagtgaagtcagctggttgcattccttcctgtgaatgataggatcttttcaagtgtgggtgggtcttgcatgtccacagctcataaagtgtgcagactcatcacgaggcgtaggtatagcccatcaagatggaggcaatgttgctaatgagtctgcacttacatgtattactgcataaactcgtataaccatatcccatcattactcaatcgagcttgctcagtcatattcaccaaaattctacttatccgagcttgctctgactaatattcaccaaaattgtacttggccaagcttgatctgactaatattcacaaagattctactcaggcaagcttgcaccgagtcatattcacccaatatctacttagccaagcttgctccgacttatattcatcaaacttctactcaggtgagcttgcactgagtcatattcaccaaaaatctacttgccgagcttgctttgactcatattcactaaaattatacttggatcagctttccctgactaccacatgacaatattcactaaaagtttactcaactgagcttgctcttactcgtattcaccaaaattctactcagtcaggctcaaacgaactcagactcacggttagttcgaagtcttagtgagccaacgtttgagtgagttcaccgtgctatgcatacattacattatgtgacctgtgcggtgaataagcaaacattgtctatgagtacgtgttgcatcgggtgaaataaggagaactgtaaacactgcagttagttttctagagttcaactgaccgttgcgtgaaagcttcgcctcatgtcgattcaagcaagtgctttggatctgcatcatatcttttgccaatcctgctggctgtcctagtcattactgggcggccacattttgtacatttcaacacaaagtttaataaatgactgtagtgcaatatattaaaaaaaaacgatgcttgcatcactgcacgtataacaatcagaacatgacacaaacacatgcacataagatggacacaaatgataaatacataaacagatggaatcagatagccaccacctattgaaaaaaaaaagaaaaagcacaggactacgtataaccattccccttgccaggtacatgggctataggagaaacacacgtgcaacctagcagttacctcgaggtagcagctaggacgcttttgcattcgcagctggccactcaagtgtgttcagtgtgcacttgtacttaggcacactttttattgtctgtatctcaaaaatttaatgtggctcctcaaaattttgaggatgtttggattctgaggcttgcaaaggtaaatatttttattccatttaggttcaaggtgaaggctcatacaaaagattagagatattgtcagtgctcctcactttctctcagaacataagtggtctgttattgagattctagcagcttttcagcagcaagaaagggaatcagcttcccctgttttcagcattgggttaatgcaggcaattcagggaggcataaagttttgccaatacaatcggttcgggaataccagattagactgtaccttgacactttccttgcactttcttattttggtcaaataacccagtttgaaatggctccagttagcatgctctaacattggtctaatataggttaagtacatgactagcttaacagactgggatgctggctttcatttccaggaaaggaatcatagcacctgctccagttgcatatgtttttggatatcaggggtattcagcctcactttaaggataacgtgctgaagcaggtagaagcacacgcatgccattagcggatagtttggatagcttcttaccttacacttgccacctagaatacaaaattttagcgttcgattttgttattaaacaaacaaacgtactcctaacaaggtattttaatgttagccgtgtggctacgcggctgcgctacgtactgcagcatattaacttaagcttcttgatacagattcacagcacactaacagcgcaagaaaaaggacgagaaaatagacgacgcccatgtctgccagaatgatacgatactacgtacactagtgactgcagctcctaaataaaaaaaataaaaaaaataaaaaaaatgtggtgttggcttttacgcctttcgaaatattcagagagcacttgtatgaacaattacagcacaggcgccgagacggacgagccaggctggcgctaagataaacgttcacaacacaaattccattgcacgttcagtaattacacacagatcatttgcggctttgttcgggggcagacgtgagcgtttgggttggtgcttgctgctaagtttggtgcaagaatattgctaggagcaggaaccgctaatgcgcaatcacgagcacacatccacacacacacatccgtttttcagaagctgacgttaatcacgggtagcgcgagggtctctgcgttgacatgacgactccgctgcagccgaattccgaatactgcatatgcgatgacaacagcgaaaggggcttgttgataggtcctcttgtaatttgtttaaccgcaggtagaacgacacaggcataaaacacacacgagacaggacacaacgctgaacgaccaccagcgaacagctgtttacgtccgccatttctcctcgtattgaacttcacaaaccgctgttgcgcactccaaaacaaactaaactttgaagcgtttttaaattagaaaacgcacgtattatttggtcctaataaagagaggtcaattatattataacgcgcgcgtctttttcattacattaaacgaatttatgcggcgtgtgcgacaaaatctggcagcaagcaactctgggcgtcgcataatcgcattgttgacatcgcaccatgtgaaatggccgttgcgaatttcgcatctgcgaaaatcgcagctgcgaaaatcgcagtgcaaaatcgcaccatgtgaaacagccttaacggCTGGTGATCGTGCTTAGCACAGCTTGTGCAATGATAAGCGGTGAAAACGTGTGCATCTGCCTGTTTTTCGTGGTCGTGGCTACTGCGTCGTCCTGTTGAGCATCATGTTTGACCTGACCTGCAGCCGCTGTTTCGTGTGTTTAGTAAGTCGTCTAGAAGGCGTTTTGCGTTTTCACTTTTCGTGGTCATTGCCACGCACGAACTGCATTTGTCAGGAATTCCCCGTTCGGTTAGCGATAACTTGCATCCTCAGAACTGTGAGTGCGGCCTCCTTAACGTGGTGCCACCCCTTCATATTCGACTTAGCTTGAAGCGCACTGTAGACACGGGCACGTATAGGAAGTAGACAGGACAGCGCTTGTTGCCACCATCTTGTTGCCACCCCTTCACTGCAGATTTCGCACTGCCAAAGTTAGTCGACGCATACCGCCGGGCTTACAAAGGAATCGAAAGGGCATACGGTGTAAGTTTAATTGGTGGCTTGCGTGCGCAAAGCAGCTTTGGTACGCCATTGCTAAAGCTCCAGTGTCTCTAACTTTGTACACTCGATTGTTTTTCTCCGCAGTTGTGTACACCGAGTAGAGTGTGTACACCTTACACTTTCAGTTATTCCTGCCTTGcgcctttctttcctccttttcctCCCTTGCACTTTCAGTTACGTTGACTTTACACTACACTTGTCTCCTGCCGTTAACGGTATAGCGCAGCGTTGTTGGCTTATTATAGTAGTCTGACATTATATTGCTTGATCATGTTGATGTTCTTCACTAGACCGGCAAGCATCCGAGCACAAGTCGGATGTCAACAACACGCACGCGCGTTTTGAAACGCGTGCAAATGATCGCGTTAAAAAGCGCGTCCAGGACCTACATCTTGTTGACAGAGCGTTGGATACTAATAGTAGAGAGTCTTCGATTAAGGCACGCAGTCACCTTGGTGTATCCCAGAACCTACGGTATGCTTTTTGTTTTGCTGGAACCCAAGGCTCCTTGGGGTTCCCTGATTTATCCAATGATCTACAGCAACCGCCTACATTTACGGCTGTTTTTACGCCAACAGAAATGACTAGTAAAAGTAATAGGTCGCGGTGTGAATATTCTAAACTGTCGAAAAAAACGAAACGAATATTGTCCTACTCCAATCAAATAGTCACTCTTCTGAAATGCGACTGCTTTTCATATAGTTTGCGAATACGTTACATTGGCAGCTATGCACGATCAAACATGAAACTGAAGCAAAACATCAtagcccttccactattgtgaagatggaagccagagaagctgtgactatggtgggtctgttgtagtgaatattgccccccacgatgagaatgggcgtatcgtcgttgggcatcacccgaccgaacatgtctatcatgaacgttccgattgagaaactcgcgttgaaacctggccgtcgcaccggggaagttggcgctagcgttgccgaggcgtgcaccaccgttgtcgggttcctggaaggAACTTTTATACTTTAATATGTCAGCAATGTGCTTGATACATGCGAAAAAAATAAGCTAatatttcaaaatggccgccgaCGTCCGAGCAAGTCTCCTCCTGCAAATAATTGTTTGATGCAGCCCTGACATGCAGTAATAATTCCAGCTATTCGAAAacactattcgaaaagtattcgatattcggtATGGTTCGATTCACTTTTGGCACTttttcaattcgtattcgatacGGTCTCTAAAATACTACTTGCAGTCTTCTATAAGAAGTAATCCAAACTTCTCTAAAAGTTGATGTTGCAGCAAAAGCATACGGATTGGTAAAATCTATTAGACAACTTCATCCAGCATCGTGAAACACTCGAGCTATAAACAGCAACGCACCTCATTCGCTGAAGTACATCCGTGTGAAAGGAGTGTCCCTGATCCTCATAACCGATCTTTGACTGGCTGGCTGCTGGATTTGTTGGTGCCGGCTTTCAGGGCTCACCTTGGCATAAACGTCTCTTCCTCTTATATTGACGGCATAAAGCACTCCGGGCCAATTCTCATTGCAGACTCGCCGATGACATGGAACCTGCGCCCACAAGAGTCATGGAAAGTGCAATCCATTCCCTGGATTCTACGCGGCTGTTGCTCATGGCAGAAAGTCTGCGTGTCAAGCTTAAATCCCGTGGCTTGGATCTGCAAGCGCCCTGCAGCGACACCCTCGGCAAAACCAAGTGCTGGCTAAGGTGGCACCTGCCCGCTTTGAATGATGTTCTCTGGAAAGTCTTCATGCAGGTCGTGGAACATGCACCCGGTGTGTTCACGCTGAGCAGCTTTCGAGGCGCCGATGTGGACACGGTACGAACGGACGCCTCTTTGCTGGACGGCGCTCTCCTCGTGTATCGGCTGCTCGAGAACCACGGGTGCATCAAGCGCCTTGTCCTGGGCGTCACGGCGGTTCCGCTCTGGCACTTTCCTTCACTGCTCGGCCGCGCGCTGGAAGCCAGCCGAGGTCTTGTTGAGGTTGCGGGACACCCTGTCGACAAGACCGTACCATGGCGTGAAACGTGCCAGTGTAGGGTTTTGGCTCGTGCATTGGGCAAGCTGTCGCCTGGGTTCAACTGCTTAGACGTCACGTCACTGAAACTTGACCACGTAGCAGCCGAGTACATCGCCGACGGAATTACGAAGAGCAACCTGCGGCGCCTGCACCTGTGCAACGAAATGTCACCCAGTGTGACACGGAAACTGTTATCTGCCGTCAGCTCCTGCCAGAGCCTCACGTCTCTCGAGTTCAGCGGTTTCGGGGAGTTCTCGCGGTCCAGTGCAGTCGCGCTCGCAGCCGCCTTGAAGCGCAACAGAACGCTACGGAGACTGCTTGTGAAATTCATGGAGGGTGACGCCGTCGGCATTATTCTGGCGTCTATGAAGCACAACAAGACACTCCAGGAACTGTCGCTCGACTATCCGATGGACATTTCGCGTTCTACATTGTGGGACGGCCTTCAAGCGCTTCGCGCGAACAGGGTGCTCAAACGCTTCGAGCTTACCCACGCCTACTTTCCAAGCAGCTGCGCGATGGTCATAGCTGAAGTTATGAGGGACAACAATGCGCTTGAAGAGCTTTCGCTTTCTGGGAACCGGTTCGGCGACCTTGGAGCGCTAGCATTAGCTAAGACCCTTGAGGAAAGTTCGTCTTTAAGGCGTCTCGACATCTCCAAGTGCCGATTAACCGTCGGTGTCGTGTCAAGATTTGTAGAAGCGGTTTCTCAAAACAGCGCAATTGAGTGTGTACGCCTCGGCCACGTCGACATTCCTGAAGAGTGGACACCGACCTTGCCTCTTACAGAGGATGTGTTCTCTCGCTTGCAGGTTTCGTGGAACTCCCGAGCACTTGAGCGATGGGCTGCGTGTTTGCGACATGAAGACCACCGCTCCACTCGACAGTCCCTTTGCTGGACCAAAGCAGCGAACTGCTCACACATTCTGCAGTCGTTTTCCGCACCGCGTGTCAGTAGTGCGTCTCTCGTGGAACTGGTCATCGAGTGTCCCCGCTCAGTGGGTGCAGACTGCACCGAAGCTGTCGTCTCTTTCCTGGAGACCACACGTTCCCTCAAGAAACTCATCGTGCGTCCGTTCCAGTGTGACTACGTCTTTTCAACTGCGGTTATTGAGGGTCTCGCGCGTAATAAGACTGTCTGCGAGGCCGAGTTCCACCAGACGCTTCGCGCCCATCTGGACATCAAGGCTGTCGAAGCTCTGCTGCTCGCCAACAGAACCTTACACCGTCTCAAATTCAGGGACGAGTCTCTCCCCAGCAAGGCACCTATTTTGCTGGCACGTGCTTTGGAGGACAACTTCGTGTTCCTGACGCTGGAATTTGATCACCACTACACGCGAAATGACATGTACCCTGTAGTGAGCGCATTGAACAGGAACAGGTCACTTCTAAACAGAGCAGTCGAATCTGTCCTGGACGCTGCTAGGGATGAGCAGTCGGCACGAGCCCTTCGCCTTCTCTCGGCCACCGAATCGCTTCTCGATGCAGTCACTAACGTTTCGGGCAAGTCGCGCGAGGAGTGCCGGTGTTTGGTACTAGAAGCAGTGCGCCACCTCAACAGTCAACCTTCTGAACTTATTGTTACGAGTGGCTTACACGACGTAGAGGAAGACGGCGATCGGGCGAGTGGTCTATTGTGTGTGAATAGCCCTTGTATATAGAGCTTCCGCTGGTTGTAACCGCGCATGCGACTTATGCAGTATTCTAGTCGAGCTGTGCAACTGTGAATATTAGGCGTTGTGTGTTATTGTCCTAATTGTCACGATTGTTTCAGGCCATCCTGTGCGCTTAATTATCTTATTCATTGTAACATCAAGCTTCAATCAGTCGGGAAAAAATTACGCCGAAAGTGAACTATAACCAAAAAGTTGACGTTTGTGGTGTTGTTTTTTCATGCTATTCGACAACAGGgctgcattatttatttatttgcatataAATACTTTACTGCACCCTCTTAGGGCATTCAGTAAAGGAGGCAtcggaagaaaaaaaacgaaaagcgaAACGCGTATTAAAACAAGTGTACCATTAACAACACGAGATATGCGACATTTAAAGACTATAAACAAAACCAGCCAGTAAGTCATAAACATAAAATAATAAAGCTGGGAAAAGAAGCATTATAACCTCACTCTAGTGGTTCATAAATTGGTTTTAATGGGTCGCAATAAAGGCAACATCTGAAAATATCAACTCCCTTCTTTCATTATTATATATGAAGGGGACCAACATGCCGAAGTTTCTTGTAAACACTTGGGCATGTTGGTAGTACATGTTAAAATAAGCGCTGTCTTCCAGTCAGCACTGTGTGTgtcttttttagatgcgaagcatcttatggtccggcctatgtcactccctccatccatccatccattcgcCGTGCGGCGtacacacccctactgcgcatgcgcatcctcctccccctcctctccttgcctcatctcctctcctctcggcattcctcctctcctctccgacgctcctctccgctccggattgcgcaacgaatagcaacacctgcggctccgcgcgcgataatagACAGCTtaagtttagcgtggttaccggataGCGGGCggaccggaatagcgggatcgaaatgcgcatgcgcagaacgctaaacgacccataccgtttaccgtgcgcacgctatttctcagagttaacgttaccgtgttaacgtggtttacgtagtgtacgtaaaacatggtggcggtcccggtcgcccgcttcgaattgaatttggcgttgtttttgtagaatccACTTctttcgtagcaaatgactgcgtgaacggcttttgcttagtctcatgtcgcttcgccgagagagtgttatgacTAATCTTGccgaattttcgagatcgcttctcatttcgaacgcgcctaagcctaacgagagaaactttctccgagatgcgagcaCCACCTGTCGGTAatgtcgggagataggcgcgacaacggcatatggcctctgagatgggaacatttcggaggctatggtagacggcttgtactgcttgtctgcttcgctgcagatcggcggacatgggaagaaAAATAGAACGCGCTCCTGGCtttcattgcgctgcctctcgcactttccggacgcacacacgcatatacttaggtgccctatgta encodes the following:
- the LOC119465853 gene encoding uncharacterized protein LOC119465853, whose translation is MEPESTGVGGMASAIQSLDSTRLLLMAENLLGKLKSRGVDLQAPCSDTLGKTKCWLRWHLPALNDVLWKVFMQVVEHAPGVFTLSSFRGADVDTVRTDASLLDGALLVYRLLENHGCIKRLVLGVTAVPLWHFPSLLGRALEASRGLVEVAGHPVDKTVPWRETCQCRVLARALGKLSPGFNCLDVTSLKLDHVAAEYIADGITKSNLRRLHLCNEMSPSVTRKLLSAVSSCQSLTSLEFSGFGEFSRSSAVALAAALKRNRTLRRLLVKFMEGDAVGIILASMKHNKTLQELSLDYPMDISRSTLWDGLQALRANRVLKRFELTHAYFPSSCAMVIAEVMRDNNALEELSLSGNRFGDLGALALAKTLEESSSLRRLDISKCRLTVGVVSRFVEAVSQNSAIECVRLGHVDIPEEWTPTLPLTEDVFSRLQVSWNSRALERWAACLRHEDHRSTRQSLCWTKAANCSHILQSFSAPRVSSASLVELVIECPRSVGADCTEAVVSFLETTRSLKKLIVRPFQCDYVFSTAVIEGLARNKTVCEAEFHQTLRAHLDIKAVEALLLANRTLHRLKFRDESLPSKAPILLARALEDNFVFLTLEFDHHYTRNDMYPVVSALNRNRSLLNRAVESVLDAARDEQSARALRLLSATESLLDAVTNVSGKSREECRCLELRLSWNEIGDPGAAALADALQRNDCLKLLHLYRCPLTADAVSGFVVCLAQNAKLECVRPGSVQVPEQWIPPVPLTANLCARLQVAWNTRGLQEWSASLRQAGSSFPELRVAWTDEVSPHAVIDFFSADSVSFGSLTELVVSSSRTSGTECADGIASLLRTTSHLKKLSVCLWGQSAAEIVRALAENETVGEAEFRFTNVAHKVAKELKFKGAGGGRLSPIAGRPKSADQNRCRVGLVGRALTGSPATGLFRGRIKFRQAFRIDNHVRVLETLPRANRASHRLIFDEDCMNSKGPPKLAGALADNFVSLSF